From Flavobacteriales bacterium, one genomic window encodes:
- a CDS encoding DUF3467 domain-containing protein gives MAGEIEGKDKNQLNIELSEEIADGIYSNLAIVNHSNSEFVLDFIRVMPGLPKAKVKSRIVLTPQHAKRLLSALNNNIVKFESTHGAIPEMEPQATVPMNFGGPAAEA, from the coding sequence ATGGCTGGCGAAATAGAAGGAAAGGATAAAAATCAATTGAATATTGAATTATCTGAAGAGATTGCGGATGGTATCTATTCAAATCTTGCTATCGTGAATCACTCTAACTCTGAATTTGTTTTAGACTTTATTAGAGTAATGCCAGGCTTGCCAAAGGCGAAAGTAAAATCTAGAATTGTACTTACACCTCAACATGCTAAACGGTTATTATCAGCGCTTAATAATAATATTGTAAAGTTTGAAAGCACGCATGGTGCAATTCCTGAAATGGAACCTCAGGCTACCGTTCCAATGAATTTTGGCGGGCCGGCCGCAGAGGCTTAA
- a CDS encoding pyridoxal-phosphate dependent enzyme yields MMYFEDILGTIGNTPLVKLNHVTKEIDALVLAKVETFNPGNSVKDRMAVKMIDDAEADGRLKPGGTIIEGTSGNTGMGLALVAVVRGYKLICVISDKQSKEKMDILRAVGAEVVVCPTNVEPDDERSYYSVSKRLAKETPNSWYVNQYDNPSNAIAHYEQTGPEIWEQTEGEITHFVAGVGTGGTISGVGKYLKEKNPNIKLWGIDTYGSVFKKYHETGEFDENEIYSYITEGIGEDILPENVDFDIIDGFTKVTDKDAAVYTRKIAKEEGIFVGNSAGSAIKGLLQLKEHFKPEDMVVVMFHDHGSRYVGKMFNDDWMRDRGFLDIDIKLAVQLISNHIDQPMITVKTEELVSHAIERMKKYNISQIPVEDSNGLVGSVDESDLFKLYFNDKNVADTPIKDIMKGSFPIVGKNASIEEVSRLIHKDNNAVLVELEDNKYHIITKHDVISAIS; encoded by the coding sequence ATTATGTATTTCGAGGATATTTTAGGAACCATTGGTAATACTCCACTTGTGAAGTTAAATCATGTAACCAAAGAAATTGATGCGCTTGTTCTGGCCAAAGTAGAAACCTTTAATCCAGGGAATTCGGTTAAAGACAGAATGGCTGTTAAAATGATTGACGATGCCGAAGCTGATGGAAGGTTAAAACCAGGAGGAACTATTATCGAAGGAACTTCTGGAAATACAGGGATGGGACTTGCGTTAGTGGCAGTAGTGAGAGGTTACAAGTTAATATGTGTTATTAGCGATAAGCAGTCCAAAGAAAAAATGGATATACTGAGAGCCGTAGGTGCAGAAGTTGTTGTTTGTCCAACTAATGTAGAACCAGATGATGAGCGATCGTACTATTCAGTTTCGAAAAGATTAGCTAAGGAGACACCTAATAGTTGGTATGTAAATCAATACGATAACCCATCTAATGCCATCGCACATTACGAGCAAACTGGTCCTGAAATTTGGGAACAAACAGAAGGGGAAATTACGCATTTCGTTGCTGGAGTAGGTACGGGCGGAACTATTTCTGGAGTTGGAAAATATCTCAAAGAGAAAAACCCTAATATTAAACTTTGGGGCATCGATACATATGGATCTGTTTTCAAGAAATACCATGAAACCGGTGAGTTCGATGAAAATGAAATCTACTCCTATATAACTGAAGGTATTGGCGAGGATATTCTTCCTGAAAATGTAGACTTTGATATTATTGATGGTTTTACAAAAGTTACCGATAAAGATGCGGCTGTTTACACACGTAAAATCGCTAAAGAGGAAGGAATATTCGTTGGTAATTCTGCAGGGTCTGCTATAAAGGGATTACTTCAGCTGAAAGAGCATTTTAAACCAGAGGATATGGTTGTGGTGATGTTTCACGATCATGGAAGCAGGTACGTTGGCAAAATGTTTAATGACGACTGGATGAGAGACAGAGGTTTTCTTGACATAGACATTAAATTAGCTGTACAACTTATAAGCAATCATATAGATCAGCCTATGATTACCGTTAAAACGGAAGAACTTGTTTCGCACGCGATAGAGAGAATGAAGAAATATAACATCTCACAAATCCCTGTGGAAGACTCAAATGGGCTTGTGGGCTCAGTTGATGAAAGCGACTTGTTTAAATTATACTTTAACGATAAAAACGTTGCAGATACACCTATCAAGGATATAATGAAAGGCTCCTTTCCTATTGTTGGCAAAAACGCATCAATTGAAGAAGTGTCCAGACTAATTCACAAAGATAACAACGCTGTTCTTGTAGAACTAGAAGACAATAAATATCATATCATAACTAAGCATGATGTGATAAGCGCTATAAGCTAA
- a CDS encoding ABC transporter permease — MDFKILNLSNYALNLELFIAKKIIFGKNDSQNTSRTIVKVATFSIALGLTIMILSIAILNGYRDQITSKVIGFSSHIQITSFDNTSFDSYPIKEDQPFLQEFDSVKEIRHTQGYALKTGILKSNDEIYGILLKGIDQNYDWDFFESKIISGNRLPEYKKGKNQILLSKFMSDKLKLGAGDNLFVYFLKDDKQRIRKFEIAGIYETGLIDFDKLYALTNIDVVQKLNGWQNDEVGGFELFLHDIDNLEGINDYVYDAIGSQLISISVDTNHPEIFSWLELQNIYVQIILVLMVLVASINIISTLLVTILEGTGMIGILKALGATDWTVQKIFIYQSISIIGRGVFWGNLIGVGLALIQHQYSLITLPQESYFIDYVPINITFFHVLFLNFGLLVICTTTLIIPSYIVKRILPIKTIKIN; from the coding sequence GTGGATTTTAAAATTCTCAACTTATCTAATTACGCCTTGAATCTAGAACTTTTTATTGCTAAAAAAATAATTTTTGGTAAAAATGATTCACAAAATACATCTAGAACTATTGTTAAAGTAGCAACCTTTAGCATTGCTCTCGGATTAACTATAATGATTCTTTCGATTGCTATACTAAACGGTTATCGTGATCAAATTACAAGCAAGGTTATTGGGTTTAGTTCTCATATTCAAATAACAAGTTTCGACAATACCTCTTTCGACAGTTATCCTATAAAAGAAGATCAACCTTTTTTACAAGAATTTGATTCAGTAAAAGAAATTCGCCATACGCAAGGGTATGCACTTAAAACTGGCATCTTAAAAAGCAACGATGAGATCTATGGGATTTTACTCAAAGGCATTGATCAAAATTACGATTGGGATTTCTTTGAGAGTAAAATAATTTCGGGTAACAGGCTCCCCGAATATAAAAAAGGCAAGAATCAAATATTGCTTTCGAAGTTTATGTCTGACAAACTTAAACTTGGCGCAGGAGATAATTTGTTTGTTTACTTCTTAAAAGATGACAAACAACGTATCAGGAAATTTGAAATAGCCGGTATTTATGAAACAGGGCTAATTGACTTTGATAAACTATATGCTCTAACAAATATTGACGTAGTTCAGAAACTAAATGGCTGGCAAAATGACGAAGTTGGTGGTTTTGAACTATTCCTTCATGATATCGATAATCTTGAGGGCATTAATGACTATGTATACGATGCTATCGGTTCACAACTCATTTCGATCTCAGTCGACACCAATCACCCAGAAATTTTCAGTTGGTTAGAATTACAAAACATTTACGTTCAGATAATACTTGTATTGATGGTTCTAGTAGCATCAATAAATATTATTTCAACATTACTGGTTACTATATTAGAAGGTACTGGGATGATCGGCATACTCAAAGCACTCGGCGCAACGGATTGGACAGTTCAAAAGATCTTCATCTACCAATCAATCTCTATAATTGGCAGAGGAGTATTCTGGGGTAACTTGATTGGAGTTGGACTGGCATTAATTCAACATCAGTACTCGTTAATAACACTTCCTCAAGAGTCTTATTTTATTGATTACGTTCCCATAAACATTACCTTTTTTCACGTCCTCTTCCTTAACTTTGGACTACTTGTGATTTGCACAACAACATTAATTATTCCATCGTATATAGTCAAAAGAATATTGCCTATCAAAACGATTAAAATCAACTAA
- a CDS encoding DUF1343 domain-containing protein has translation MNPIPEEREVFLAGSHQLKAYKELLLGKSVAVIGNQTSMIGNMHLVDALLRYDINVTKIFSPEHGFRGVGDAGEHLADYTDAKTGLPVVSLYGNKKKPSNEDLDGIDVVVFDIQDVGVRFYTYISTMTYAMEACAENDIQMIVMDRANPNGHFVDGPVLDPKFSSFVGLHKVPIVYGMTMAEYALMVNGEGWLKKKKKCDLVTIPCKGYDHDFLYKLPIKPSPNLPNMSSIYLYPSLCLFEGTTVSIGRGTKKPFQSVGHPKLTLGKYSFTPESIIGASLNPKHKGVACQGFDLSIYGENIMPASKQLNLFWLLDVYKNLSSEDDFFNNYFNKLAGNSTLKEQIIEGKSEAEIRKSWEKDIAVFMEIRKKYLLYPDFSQNLIEN, from the coding sequence ATGAATCCGATTCCTGAGGAACGTGAAGTGTTTCTTGCTGGAAGTCATCAATTAAAGGCATATAAAGAATTGTTATTGGGTAAATCGGTTGCCGTTATTGGAAATCAAACTTCCATGATAGGTAATATGCACTTGGTAGATGCCTTGCTTCGATATGATATTAATGTAACTAAAATATTTAGCCCAGAACATGGATTTAGAGGGGTAGGAGATGCAGGAGAACATTTAGCCGACTATACAGATGCTAAGACCGGTTTACCTGTTGTGTCTTTATATGGTAATAAGAAGAAGCCTAGCAATGAAGACTTAGACGGTATTGATGTTGTAGTGTTTGATATACAGGATGTCGGCGTTCGGTTTTATACATATATTTCGACAATGACATATGCGATGGAAGCATGTGCAGAAAATGATATCCAGATGATCGTAATGGATAGAGCAAATCCTAATGGGCATTTTGTAGATGGACCAGTTCTTGATCCAAAATTTTCATCTTTCGTTGGGTTGCATAAAGTTCCTATTGTATATGGCATGACGATGGCTGAATACGCTCTCATGGTTAACGGAGAAGGTTGGTTGAAGAAAAAAAAGAAATGCGATTTAGTAACAATCCCATGCAAAGGCTATGACCATGATTTTTTATACAAGCTTCCAATTAAACCGTCCCCGAATCTACCTAATATGTCCTCCATTTATTTGTATCCATCACTTTGCCTTTTCGAAGGAACTACCGTAAGTATTGGAAGAGGGACAAAGAAACCGTTTCAATCTGTGGGACACCCAAAGTTAACTTTGGGTAAGTACTCATTTACTCCTGAAAGCATAATTGGTGCAAGTCTTAATCCGAAACACAAAGGGGTGGCTTGTCAAGGTTTTGATTTAAGTATTTATGGGGAGAACATTATGCCTGCGAGTAAACAATTAAATTTATTTTGGCTATTAGATGTCTATAAGAACCTTTCAAGCGAAGATGATTTTTTCAATAATTACTTCAATAAGTTAGCAGGTAATTCGACATTGAAGGAACAAATAATAGAAGGTAAGAGTGAGGCCGAAATACGGAAAAGTTGGGAGAAGGATATTGCTGTATTTATGGAAATTCGAAAAAAATATCTTCTGTATCCCGACTTTAGCCAAAATTTGATTGAAAATTAA
- a CDS encoding DUF1573 domain-containing protein yields the protein MRNLLLLVILLNSCLLSMGQENNAVLKFESKVIKLGKVEKDTIIPFTYYFQNTGTVPLIIQDAAVTCGCTIPKWPDYPILPEAKDSINVTFSTKGKYGYQDRNIEVISNAKKTSAFISFRCNVIDSSK from the coding sequence ATGAGAAATTTATTATTGCTAGTTATCCTTTTAAACTCTTGTCTGCTTTCCATGGGGCAAGAAAATAATGCAGTGCTAAAATTTGAGTCGAAAGTAATTAAGCTTGGTAAAGTAGAAAAGGACACAATTATTCCATTCACATACTACTTTCAAAATACGGGGACAGTTCCATTGATAATTCAAGATGCCGCAGTAACATGTGGCTGCACTATTCCTAAATGGCCAGACTATCCTATTTTACCAGAAGCGAAAGATTCAATAAACGTTACGTTTAGTACAAAAGGAAAATACGGATATCAGGATAGAAACATTGAAGTAATTAGTAATGCCAAGAAAACTTCGGCATTCATTAGCTTTAGATGCAATGTAATTGATTCGTCAAAATAA
- a CDS encoding DUF1573 domain-containing protein: MLTASGTVLAQNGPVKFKSTPGNKSSTPRKAAPAVETTPAVVNPNAAIMEFENETLDYGTIKQNSDPYREFVFKNTGKEPLIITNAKGSCGCTIPDWPKEPINPGESSVIKVRYDTKRIGAFTKTITISSNAKSASKVIKIKGKVEALPSVPSEAPVKPTTPGLPVDN; encoded by the coding sequence ATGCTAACTGCATCCGGAACTGTTTTGGCTCAGAATGGACCAGTAAAATTCAAAAGCACTCCAGGTAATAAAAGTAGCACTCCTCGTAAAGCAGCACCTGCAGTAGAAACAACACCTGCGGTTGTTAATCCTAATGCCGCTATCATGGAATTCGAAAATGAAACTTTGGATTATGGAACAATCAAACAAAATTCTGACCCATATAGAGAGTTCGTATTTAAGAACACAGGAAAAGAGCCTTTGATTATTACAAATGCAAAAGGATCTTGTGGATGCACTATCCCTGATTGGCCAAAAGAACCAATTAATCCAGGTGAGTCTTCTGTAATCAAAGTACGTTATGACACAAAAAGGATTGGTGCTTTTACTAAAACAATCACTATCTCTTCAAATGCTAAAAGCGCATCTAAGGTTATTAAAATAAAAGGAAAAGTAGAAGCTCTACCTTCAGTTCCATCTGAAGCTCCAGTTAAACCTACAACTCCTGGTTTACCTGTAGATAACTAG
- a CDS encoding valine--tRNA ligase: protein MEISGNYDFVKSEEKWYSHWMDRGFFKSTPDDREPYTIVIPPPNVTGVLHMGHMLNNTLQDVLIRRARMQGKNACWVPGTDHASIATEAKVVAKLKEEGISKNDLSRDEFLEHAWEWTHKHGGIILEQLKKLGASCDWDRTRFTLDEDLSVAVTQMFIDFHKKGYIYQGVRMVNWDPVALTALSDEEVIHKEKQSKLYHMKYDIVGEDRQVIIATTRPETILGDTAICVNPNDTRYDWLKGKKAIIPIVGREVPVIFDEYVDMEFGTGVLKITPAHDVNDYNLGIKHKLETIDIFNDDATINEVAKLYVGLDRFKVRKKIVVDLEEAGHIDKIEDYTNKVGHSERTDAVIEPKLSKQWFCKMDELVKPAISAVKDGEVKLHPDKFSKTYFHWMENIQNWCISRQLWWGHRIPVYYLPDGEYIVAATVEDAIAQAKEKGFGADDLKQDEDVLDTWFSSALWPLSVFDGIKNPDNEEINYYYPTNDLVTAPEILFFWVARMVISGYEYRNEKPFENVYLTGIVRDEQRRKMSKSLGNSPDPIELMGKYSADGVRVGMLFCSPAGNDLMFDEKLCEQGKKFYNKIWNAFKLIKGWEIDASLSQPETSKIAIDWFDSKFSIELEKANSSYDQYKISEVLMISYKLIWDDFCSNYLEMIKPEYLKPIDKASYDATVKDLEKVLKVIHPFMPFISEEIWHLVGERSDDDCIMVSEWPAVSAIDQDVIKKMEVALGVIGGVRNIRKQKNIAPKEKLDLKVKKDDSINSSFDSIIVKMTNLNSIEIVEEKMEGVPSFMSDATQYYIDFKEEVNAEEKAEELKKELVYFKGFLTAIDKKLSNSRFVDNAPEQVIVGERKKRQDTETKIKLIEEQLSSLA from the coding sequence ATGGAGATTTCAGGCAATTACGATTTTGTAAAAAGTGAAGAAAAATGGTATTCGCATTGGATGGATCGAGGTTTTTTTAAATCTACTCCTGATGATAGGGAACCATATACAATAGTTATACCTCCTCCAAATGTTACCGGTGTTCTGCACATGGGGCACATGCTCAATAACACACTTCAAGATGTACTTATTCGTAGAGCTAGAATGCAAGGAAAAAATGCTTGCTGGGTTCCTGGAACCGATCATGCATCTATTGCAACTGAGGCGAAGGTAGTGGCTAAGTTAAAAGAGGAAGGAATAAGTAAGAATGATCTTTCTCGAGATGAGTTTTTGGAACATGCTTGGGAATGGACACATAAGCATGGTGGAATAATCTTAGAACAGCTTAAGAAGCTTGGTGCTTCATGCGATTGGGATCGAACCAGATTTACATTGGATGAAGATTTGTCTGTTGCCGTTACTCAGATGTTTATTGACTTCCATAAAAAGGGATACATCTACCAAGGGGTTAGAATGGTAAATTGGGACCCCGTTGCTCTTACTGCTCTTTCGGATGAAGAGGTAATTCACAAAGAGAAGCAGTCGAAGTTATATCATATGAAGTATGATATAGTTGGTGAAGACAGACAAGTAATAATTGCAACTACACGACCTGAAACAATATTAGGAGACACTGCAATTTGTGTAAATCCAAACGATACTCGTTACGATTGGCTTAAAGGCAAGAAAGCAATTATTCCAATTGTAGGAAGAGAGGTTCCTGTGATTTTCGATGAGTATGTGGATATGGAATTTGGTACAGGAGTACTTAAAATAACACCTGCTCACGATGTAAATGATTACAACCTTGGAATCAAACACAAGCTAGAAACCATCGATATATTTAATGACGATGCAACGATTAACGAAGTTGCTAAGCTATACGTTGGCTTGGATCGATTTAAGGTGAGAAAGAAAATTGTGGTTGATCTCGAAGAGGCTGGACACATTGATAAGATTGAAGACTATACCAATAAAGTTGGTCATTCGGAACGTACAGACGCAGTTATAGAACCTAAATTATCTAAGCAATGGTTTTGTAAAATGGATGAGTTAGTTAAGCCAGCAATCTCTGCAGTAAAAGATGGTGAAGTGAAGTTGCATCCAGATAAGTTTTCTAAAACTTATTTCCACTGGATGGAGAATATCCAAAACTGGTGTATATCTCGACAGTTGTGGTGGGGGCATCGTATTCCAGTTTACTATTTACCGGATGGGGAATATATTGTTGCAGCTACTGTTGAAGATGCAATTGCGCAAGCAAAGGAAAAAGGATTTGGAGCGGATGATCTTAAACAAGATGAGGATGTATTGGATACTTGGTTCTCATCTGCACTTTGGCCTTTGTCTGTTTTTGATGGAATAAAAAATCCTGATAATGAAGAAATAAACTATTACTATCCAACGAATGATTTAGTAACGGCTCCAGAGATTTTGTTTTTCTGGGTAGCACGTATGGTTATTTCTGGATACGAGTATAGAAATGAAAAGCCTTTCGAGAATGTATACTTAACGGGTATTGTTCGTGACGAACAACGTAGAAAGATGTCGAAGTCGTTGGGGAATTCTCCAGATCCGATAGAATTGATGGGGAAATATAGCGCTGACGGTGTTCGTGTTGGTATGTTATTTTGCTCACCTGCAGGGAATGATTTAATGTTCGATGAGAAGCTTTGTGAACAAGGCAAGAAATTCTATAATAAGATTTGGAATGCTTTTAAATTGATTAAAGGATGGGAGATTGATGCGTCTTTATCTCAGCCAGAAACTTCGAAGATTGCTATTGATTGGTTCGATTCTAAATTTAGTATTGAACTTGAGAAAGCAAATTCTAGCTACGATCAGTATAAGATTTCGGAAGTTCTAATGATTTCTTATAAATTAATCTGGGATGATTTCTGCTCAAATTATTTAGAGATGATTAAACCAGAATATCTAAAGCCGATTGATAAAGCTTCTTATGATGCGACGGTTAAGGATTTGGAGAAAGTACTAAAGGTGATCCATCCCTTTATGCCTTTTATTTCTGAAGAGATTTGGCATTTGGTTGGAGAAAGATCAGACGATGATTGTATCATGGTTTCGGAATGGCCGGCTGTTTCTGCGATAGACCAAGATGTGATTAAGAAAATGGAAGTTGCTCTGGGTGTTATCGGAGGAGTTCGTAATATTCGGAAACAAAAGAATATTGCTCCAAAAGAAAAACTGGATCTGAAGGTTAAAAAAGATGATTCGATCAATTCTTCGTTTGATTCTATCATTGTTAAAATGACGAACCTCAATAGCATTGAAATAGTAGAAGAAAAAATGGAAGGAGTTCCTTCTTTTATGTCAGACGCAACTCAATATTATATTGATTTCAAGGAAGAGGTTAATGCAGAAGAAAAGGCCGAAGAACTTAAGAAAGAGCTTGTTTACTTTAAAGGCTTTTTAACAGCTATCGATAAGAAATTAAGTAATTCTAGGTTTGTGGATAATGCACCAGAGCAAGTTATTGTTGGTGAACGAAAGAAACGACAAGATACCGAAACGAAGATTAAACTAATCGAAGAGCAACTTAGTTCTTTGGCATAA
- a CDS encoding glycosyltransferase family 2 protein, with the protein MDSELISIIMPAKNASRFIRECLDSIVSQQEQNWELIIVNDNSLDDTMAIASGYSAKDSRIQVLDNNGNGIIDALKTGYRISKGKYTTRMDSDDIMPAIKLKELKNILISNGEGNLATGKVKYFPEDEIKEGFLNYANWLNMLCAENSQFNDIYKECVVASPCWMIHRTDFEALGAFDSSMYPEDYELVFRFYKYGLQVVSSQDVLHLWRDHPYRASRNDENYSNPHFFKLKTKFFLELEFDNTKELVLWGTGPKGKALADNLLANDVSFTWMCNNERKYGVNIKGLIIEPYEDLKKKDNYQLIIAISQRNAVEYISYYLGELGLARNKDYFFFC; encoded by the coding sequence ATGGATAGTGAACTTATATCCATAATAATGCCTGCGAAGAATGCTTCACGATTCATTCGCGAATGCCTCGATTCGATTGTATCTCAGCAAGAACAGAACTGGGAACTAATTATTGTAAACGACAATTCGTTAGACGATACAATGGCTATAGCCTCTGGTTACTCTGCCAAAGATTCCCGCATTCAAGTTCTCGATAATAATGGCAATGGAATTATTGATGCGCTTAAAACAGGCTATCGTATATCGAAAGGGAAGTACACTACCCGTATGGACTCCGACGATATAATGCCTGCAATAAAATTAAAGGAGTTAAAGAATATTCTAATATCGAATGGAGAAGGGAATCTTGCGACTGGCAAGGTAAAGTACTTTCCGGAGGATGAAATTAAAGAAGGCTTCCTTAATTATGCCAATTGGCTTAATATGCTGTGTGCAGAGAATAGCCAGTTCAATGATATATACAAAGAGTGTGTGGTTGCGTCACCTTGTTGGATGATTCATCGTACGGATTTTGAAGCGCTGGGTGCCTTCGATTCAAGTATGTATCCAGAAGATTATGAGCTCGTTTTTCGATTTTACAAGTATGGGTTGCAAGTTGTCTCTTCTCAAGATGTGTTGCATCTATGGCGAGACCACCCGTATAGGGCTTCGCGAAACGACGAGAATTATTCCAATCCCCATTTTTTCAAACTCAAAACAAAGTTCTTTTTAGAGCTAGAATTCGACAACACGAAAGAATTAGTATTATGGGGAACTGGGCCGAAGGGAAAGGCGCTTGCCGATAATTTATTGGCCAATGATGTTTCCTTTACTTGGATGTGCAACAACGAAAGAAAGTACGGCGTGAACATTAAAGGGTTGATAATTGAACCTTACGAAGATTTGAAGAAGAAGGATAATTATCAATTAATCATTGCTATTTCACAACGTAATGCGGTGGAATATATAAGTTACTATTTGGGTGAGCTTGGACTCGCGAGAAACAAAGATTATTTCTTTTTCTGTTAG
- a CDS encoding PorP/SprF family type IX secretion system membrane protein, whose product MRLFRKLLFLVLLLGCSGISFAQDKVFTQSYSAPIYLNPAFTGYTDEVRIVSNYRNAWPALNGQFITHNVSYDQYINKLGGVGLNMMRDKEGDALKTYSVSINYSPMFRLFKEKLSISPAIELGWRRKTLDWSKLVFGNQIDDRFGFAHQQSTELMEPQSDVLDINSGILISHGGFVYGIAVHHLTTPDEGLGSVSLLPRKYTGHILYSLEFENEFRFSPSVIFQRQGDFQMMTLGIMSGFKDVKFGIAYRNGDSFIAMAGYRHKAFALNYSYDVTTSKLNIQNSNGSHELSLTAKFGGKDEKRKGVDFVSF is encoded by the coding sequence ATGAGACTATTCCGCAAACTGTTGTTTTTAGTTTTACTCTTAGGATGTTCAGGGATTTCTTTCGCGCAAGACAAGGTATTTACCCAGAGTTATAGCGCACCAATATATTTAAACCCAGCATTTACTGGTTATACAGATGAGGTCAGAATTGTATCCAATTACAGAAATGCTTGGCCAGCCCTTAACGGGCAATTTATAACGCACAATGTTTCGTACGATCAATATATAAATAAACTGGGTGGAGTGGGGCTTAATATGATGCGAGATAAAGAAGGTGATGCGTTAAAGACTTATTCGGTGTCGATTAACTATTCTCCAATGTTTAGGCTTTTTAAAGAGAAATTGTCAATTAGTCCTGCGATAGAGCTAGGATGGAGAAGAAAAACCTTAGACTGGTCGAAACTTGTTTTTGGAAATCAAATTGATGATCGGTTTGGGTTTGCTCATCAGCAATCCACGGAGCTTATGGAACCTCAATCAGATGTTCTAGATATTAATTCGGGAATATTAATTAGTCATGGAGGGTTCGTTTATGGAATTGCGGTGCATCATTTAACAACACCGGATGAGGGACTAGGGAGTGTTTCGTTACTGCCTAGAAAATATACGGGTCATATACTTTACTCTCTTGAATTCGAAAATGAATTCCGATTTTCTCCGTCTGTAATATTTCAACGACAAGGAGATTTTCAAATGATGACACTTGGTATTATGAGTGGATTTAAGGATGTGAAATTTGGAATTGCATATCGTAATGGCGACAGCTTTATTGCGATGGCCGGTTATAGGCACAAAGCTTTTGCTTTGAATTATAGTTATGATGTAACAACGTCAAAACTTAATATTCAGAACTCCAATGGAAGTCATGAGTTGAGCCTCACGGCTAAATTTGGCGGCAAAGACGAGAAGAGAAAGGGAGTAGACTTTGTGAGCTTTTAA
- a CDS encoding DUF2279 domain-containing protein, translating to MRIIILCLSLLLAIINCDAQRISETYPDSLNKKKLYRTIGTEVVSYAAGLSFLRYIWYTDHERVPFHFYNDSKGYLQIDKWGHGYSAYRESYLAYNALRRTGLSKKKALLIGGPVGLLFQTPIEIFDGMYEDWGFSWYDMAANTFGSLLFTVQEALWDDQIVLMKFSYSPSIYPEYSSYLGTTQVERFFYDYNAHSYWLSANVSKITKSKKIPSWLNVALGYSANGMIYEFYNPVLYHEGDYITLERHRQFLISLDVDFTKIPTNKKWLKKIFQVVNLIKVPFPTLEYNRVDGLKGRLLYF from the coding sequence ATGAGAATTATTATTCTTTGTCTTTCTCTGCTACTAGCTATAATTAATTGTGATGCGCAACGCATATCAGAGACATACCCAGATAGCCTAAACAAGAAAAAACTATATAGAACAATTGGAACCGAGGTAGTGTCGTATGCAGCTGGACTTTCATTTCTAAGATACATCTGGTATACCGATCATGAACGAGTACCGTTTCACTTTTACAACGATTCGAAAGGTTATTTACAAATAGATAAATGGGGACATGGATATAGTGCATATAGGGAAAGCTATCTGGCATATAATGCGTTACGCAGAACTGGTCTGAGTAAGAAGAAAGCACTCCTTATTGGTGGGCCCGTCGGTTTGTTATTCCAAACTCCTATAGAAATATTTGATGGTATGTACGAAGACTGGGGATTCTCATGGTACGACATGGCAGCAAATACTTTTGGCTCCTTATTATTTACAGTTCAAGAAGCTTTATGGGACGATCAAATTGTACTTATGAAATTCTCATATTCCCCAAGCATCTATCCTGAATACTCTTCTTATTTAGGCACAACACAAGTAGAAAGGTTCTTCTACGATTATAATGCACACTCCTATTGGTTGTCGGCAAACGTGAGTAAGATTACTAAAAGTAAAAAGATACCGTCTTGGCTAAATGTGGCATTGGGCTATAGCGCAAATGGTATGATCTACGAATTCTATAACCCGGTACTTTATCATGAAGGAGACTACATAACTTTAGAAAGACACCGTCAGTTTCTAATTTCCTTAGATGTCGATTTCACAAAAATACCGACAAACAAAAAATGGCTCAAGAAAATATTTCAAGTGGTTAACCTTATTAAAGTTCCATTTCCAACGCTCGAATACAATAGGGTGGATGGCTTGAAAGGCCGACTTCTTTATTTCTAA